The Halovivax ruber XH-70 genome includes the window GACGACGATCTGAGGCGGCAGAACCGGGTCTAATCGTCGCCGAACGCCTCGCCGGCCGCGCTCGTCGCGTCGCCCTCGATGCTCGGCGGGTACTTGCCCCGTTCCAGTTTGAGGTCTGACTGCGGCCGTGCCATACAGGTCAGGGCATAGTGCTCGGCCTCTTCCTCGGTGAACCCGCGTGCGGCGGGCTGGGTGACCTCGCCCTCGACGATCTCGGCCGTGCAGGCCAGACACATCCCGACGCGACAGGAGTACTCCTGAGCGATTCCCTCCTCGAGACAGCGGCTCAAGATCGTCTCTTTGTCCGAACAGGTGATGGTCTCGCCCGTCCCCACGAACTCGACGGTGTACTCGGTCATACGGGCGGCTACGAAGGACGCCGTCAAAATACTTCGCTTGTCGTGGACGTTCGAGTGGCGTTTCAGTCGATTACCCGAATCACCCCGCCGAGTCGCACGAAAAACGTTTTCTACCAGCGCTCACGACTGATCGGTATGAGTACACAGGAGGCCGACGGGGTCGGTGCGGGCGACCTCGGGCGGGACAGCTGGGACGCGGTGGTCGTGGGCGCCGGCACGGCCGGCTGTTACGCCGCGGCGACGATCGCGGACGCGGGCTACGACGTGGTCATCATCGAACGCAAGTCGCCCGAAGAGGCGGGCCACATCGCCTGCGGCGACGCGCTGAAGGGCGCCGACACCTTCCCCGACGCGATTCCCAAATCGCAGCTCGAACCGGCGTTCACGAACACCGGCGTCGACCACGGCCGGTTCGAGATCCCGCAGGAAGACACGGTCCTCGAGATCCCCGTCCCCGGCGAGCTCGCCGTCGTCGATCGCTGGACGTACGGCCGGAAGGTCATCGAGGGCGCGGCAGACGCCGGCGCAACCTTCCACTACGACACCGTCGTGCAGGACGTCCGCCAGACCGACGACGGCACGGTCACGGGCGTCGACGCGATCCGGAAGGGGACGCCCCGGACCTACGACGCCGAGATCGTCGTCGACGGCGCCGGCGCGCTGTCGATCCTCCAGGACAAAGCCGACCTCGCCGACTCGACGTTCGACACCAACGTCACCTACTCGCAGTTCTGCTCGGCCTACCGCGAGATCGTCCACGTCGACGAACCCGTCGAGTGGTCCGACGCCCTCGTCTTCAAACCGACCGAGCGCGCCGCGGGCTACCTCTGGTACTTCCCGCGCACCGAGACCGAGATCAACGCCGGCCTCGGTTTCCAGATGACCGAGGAGCCGATGCACCTCGTCGACGACCTCAAACGCGATCTCCGGAACCGCGCCGAGTTCCAGGGCGCTCGCGTCGAAGACAAACTCGGCGCCGCGATCCCCACCCGTCGCCCCTACGACTCCGCGGTCCACCCCGGATTCGTCGCCGTCGGCGACGCCGCGGGCCACGTCAATCCGACGACCGGCGGCGGCATCGCCGGCGCCGCCTACGCCGGCACCTACGCCGCCGAGCAGGCGATCGAGGCGATGGAGCAGGGAACCATCGACGAGGAGGTCCTCTGGCGGTACAACGAGCGCGTCATGGACCACTTCGGCGCACGCTACGCCGCCCTCGACGTCTACAACATCCTCTCGACCGCCGTCGACATCGACGAACTCATGGGCCTGCTCGCGGCCATGCCCGGCGAACAGATCGCCGAGGCGCTCTACTCCGGCAGCGCGAACCTCGGCTGGGGCCTGAAGATCAAGGCCCTCCTCAAAGCCCGCGGCCACTACGGCACCGTCTGGAACCTCTACAAGACCAAACAGCGCGCCGACGAACTGCTCACCCACTACGAGGACTACCCCAGCTCGCCCGCCGGCTTCGACGCCTGGCAAGCAGAACGCGACCGCCTGATGGAGTCGGTCTACGAGACGACCGGCGCAGACCCAAAATATTGAGTGGGTGTCGATGGCGATTTTCCCGCCGACACGGCGACCGACCGTCGACCTCGTCGTC containing:
- a CDS encoding geranylgeranyl reductase family protein translates to MSTQEADGVGAGDLGRDSWDAVVVGAGTAGCYAAATIADAGYDVVIIERKSPEEAGHIACGDALKGADTFPDAIPKSQLEPAFTNTGVDHGRFEIPQEDTVLEIPVPGELAVVDRWTYGRKVIEGAADAGATFHYDTVVQDVRQTDDGTVTGVDAIRKGTPRTYDAEIVVDGAGALSILQDKADLADSTFDTNVTYSQFCSAYREIVHVDEPVEWSDALVFKPTERAAGYLWYFPRTETEINAGLGFQMTEEPMHLVDDLKRDLRNRAEFQGARVEDKLGAAIPTRRPYDSAVHPGFVAVGDAAGHVNPTTGGGIAGAAYAGTYAAEQAIEAMEQGTIDEEVLWRYNERVMDHFGARYAALDVYNILSTAVDIDELMGLLAAMPGEQIAEALYSGSANLGWGLKIKALLKARGHYGTVWNLYKTKQRADELLTHYEDYPSSPAGFDAWQAERDRLMESVYETTGADPKY
- a CDS encoding 2Fe-2S iron-sulfur cluster-binding protein is translated as MTEYTVEFVGTGETITCSDKETILSRCLEEGIAQEYSCRVGMCLACTAEIVEGEVTQPAARGFTEEEAEHYALTCMARPQSDLKLERGKYPPSIEGDATSAAGEAFGDD